One region of Streptococcus parasanguinis genomic DNA includes:
- a CDS encoding ribose-phosphate diphosphokinase: MSFSDLMLFALSSNQELAQRVSREMGLPLGKSTVRQFSDGEIQVNIEESIRGKDVYILQSTSSPVNDNLMEILIMVDALKRASAQSINVVMPYYGYARQDRKARAREPITSKLVANMLEVAGVDRLLTIDLHAAQIQGFFDIPVDHLMGAPLIADFFERRGMIGKDYVVVSPDHGGVTRARKLAEFLKTPIAIIDKRRSVDKMNTSEVMNIIGSVEGKTCILIDDMIDTAGTICHAADALAEAGAVEVYASCTHPVLSGPAMDNIQKSAIKKLVVLDTIYLPEDRLIDKIEQISIAKLLAEAIVRIHENRPLSPLFEIGNAKKC; this comes from the coding sequence ATGTCATTTTCTGATTTAATGCTCTTTGCTTTGTCGTCAAATCAAGAATTGGCTCAACGTGTGTCTCGAGAAATGGGACTACCGCTTGGAAAGTCAACGGTTCGTCAATTTTCTGATGGAGAAATTCAGGTTAATATTGAAGAATCAATCCGTGGGAAAGATGTTTATATTTTGCAATCCACTAGCTCGCCGGTTAACGATAATCTAATGGAAATTTTGATTATGGTAGATGCGTTGAAACGTGCTAGTGCGCAATCCATTAATGTGGTGATGCCATATTACGGCTATGCTCGTCAAGACCGGAAAGCTCGAGCTCGTGAACCAATCACTTCTAAGTTGGTAGCCAATATGCTTGAGGTTGCTGGAGTTGATCGCCTCTTGACAATTGATTTGCATGCCGCTCAGATTCAAGGTTTCTTTGATATTCCTGTTGACCACTTGATGGGTGCGCCTTTGATCGCCGACTTTTTTGAACGTCGCGGGATGATTGGAAAAGACTATGTTGTTGTCAGTCCAGACCATGGTGGTGTGACTCGTGCTCGGAAATTAGCTGAATTTTTGAAGACACCGATTGCGATTATTGATAAACGTCGAAGTGTCGATAAGATGAATACGAGTGAAGTGATGAATATCATTGGGAGTGTTGAAGGCAAGACTTGTATTTTGATTGATGATATGATTGATACAGCTGGTACAATCTGTCATGCGGCGGATGCCCTTGCAGAAGCAGGTGCTGTTGAAGTTTATGCAAGCTGTACTCACCCTGTTTTATCAGGACCAGCGATGGACAACATCCAAAAATCAGCCATTAAGAAGTTGGTGGTGTTGGATACGATTTATCTACCGGAAGATCGATTGATTGATAAGATTGAGCAAATTTCGATTGCGAAACTCCTTGCAGAGGCCATTGTTCGCATTCACGAAAATCGCCCTCTTTCTCCTCTATTTGAAATCGGAAATGCCAAAAAATGTTAA
- the abpA gene encoding amylase-binding adhesin AbpA — protein MKKVLLSSVAALAVFAAAAPAFASDNSYSSNALIQKHYVSERDIADEANTQVAAHEAEINAEAENYPTVVAARQALEAYGSGHLYGDYVAKLEAARTEARNVVRNKYVANLQDQYRAAAQREGKYWNDPTGVQDNKTKDMRDQEDKALNHGGSADAADANANGQATNEAKSNENKGGDAAKAGKAGSKQAGKALPKTSAVK, from the coding sequence ATGAAAAAAGTTTTATTATCATCAGTAGCAGCTCTTGCAGTATTTGCTGCAGCAGCTCCAGCATTTGCATCTGACAATTCATATAGCTCAAATGCATTGATTCAAAAACACTACGTTTCAGAACGCGATATCGCTGACGAAGCAAACACACAAGTAGCAGCACACGAAGCTGAAATCAACGCAGAAGCTGAAAACTATCCAACAGTTGTAGCAGCAAGACAAGCTCTTGAAGCATACGGATCAGGTCACCTTTACGGCGATTACGTTGCTAAACTTGAAGCAGCTCGCACTGAAGCACGTAATGTTGTACGCAACAAATATGTAGCTAACCTTCAAGATCAATACCGTGCAGCAGCTCAACGTGAAGGTAAATACTGGAACGACCCAACTGGCGTTCAAGACAACAAAACAAAAGACATGCGTGATCAAGAAGATAAAGCTCTTAACCATGGTGGTTCTGCTGATGCAGCTGATGCTAACGCTAACGGTCAAGCTACAAACGAAGCTAAATCTAACGAAAATAAAGGTGGAGACGCAGCTAAAGCTGGTAAAGCTGGTTCAAAACAAGCTGGTAAAGCTCTTCCAAAAACAAGCGCAGTTAAATAA
- the srtB gene encoding class B sortase, LPKTxAVK-specific, with protein sequence MKRAGEKSSNKLGVVIAALVAVVVLVAGFIFFNPFGGTKSSSTAKKTTGTSSTKQETKYEPSQEEKDYLKNRFAQLTAVNPEAIAYVYAPGTELDEPVVQTTDNETYLNKTFDGGNEPYMGTVFMDMDNKKDFSDRLTWLFGHARGSKVGDHRMFNDVNYYDKQEYLDQHPYVVIETPERKYYYEVMGLVIVPEDTAFYRTSFTDDNDFTTQLKNIYESARTKNPNIKIKASDKYLVLSTCREEDETIRSNLYLRQIPDSEMKDFVAKHADQLKYVATRGQQ encoded by the coding sequence ATGAAAAGAGCTGGGGAAAAAAGTTCAAATAAATTGGGTGTTGTGATTGCTGCTCTTGTTGCAGTTGTTGTTCTTGTTGCTGGATTTATTTTCTTTAATCCATTTGGAGGAACTAAGTCATCTAGCACGGCTAAAAAAACAACTGGAACAAGTTCAACCAAGCAAGAAACTAAATATGAACCAAGTCAAGAAGAAAAAGATTACTTGAAAAATCGTTTTGCTCAGTTAACAGCTGTTAACCCTGAGGCAATTGCTTATGTCTATGCACCGGGTACTGAGTTGGATGAACCTGTTGTACAAACCACTGACAATGAAACTTATTTGAATAAGACGTTTGATGGTGGAAATGAACCATACATGGGGACAGTCTTCATGGATATGGACAACAAGAAAGACTTCAGTGATCGTTTGACTTGGTTGTTTGGTCATGCTCGTGGTAGTAAGGTCGGCGATCATCGCATGTTTAATGATGTCAACTACTATGACAAACAAGAGTATTTGGACCAACATCCGTATGTTGTGATCGAGACACCAGAGCGGAAATATTACTATGAAGTAATGGGATTGGTCATTGTCCCAGAGGACACTGCTTTCTACCGTACAAGCTTTACTGATGACAATGATTTTACTACACAATTGAAGAATATCTATGAGTCAGCTCGTACGAAGAACCCTAATATCAAGATCAAAGCATCTGATAAGTATTTAGTATTGTCAACTTGTCGTGAAGAGGATGAAACGATTCGTTCTAACCTCTACCTTCGTCAAATTCCTGATTCAGAAATGAAGGATTTTGTGGCAAAACATGCGGATCAATTGAAATACGTGGCAACACGTGGCCAACAATAA
- a CDS encoding pyridoxal phosphate-dependent aminotransferase, with the protein MDLTKRFNKNLNRIEVSLIRQFDQSISSIPGVLRLTLGEPDFTTPEHVKEAGKAAIDANFSHYTGMSGLLALREAASQFVTDKYGIHYRPEDEILVTIGATEALSATLTAILEPGDVVLLPAPAYPGYEPIVNLVGAEIVEIDTTADRFVLTPEKLEKAILEQGEKLKAVILNYPANPTGVTYSREQMAELAAVLKKYEVFVICDEVYSELTYTGDAHVSMASFIPEQTIVINGLSKSHAMTGWRLGFIFAPAALTAQLIKSHQYLVTAAGTMNQYAAIEALTAGRDDAEPMKKEYVKRRDYIIEQMSALGFEMIKPDGAFYIFAKIPAGYNQDSFAFLQDFAREKAVAFIPGAAFGQYGEGYVRLSYAASMEVIKEAMKRLKEYMEEHAGVN; encoded by the coding sequence ATGGATTTAACGAAACGTTTTAATAAAAATCTGAATCGGATCGAAGTTTCTTTGATTCGTCAGTTCGATCAATCAATTTCTTCCATTCCTGGTGTCTTGCGTTTGACTTTAGGGGAACCGGATTTTACAACTCCTGAACATGTAAAAGAAGCAGGAAAGGCTGCCATTGATGCGAATTTTAGCCATTACACTGGGATGAGTGGTTTGCTGGCTTTGCGTGAGGCTGCGAGTCAGTTTGTGACTGATAAATATGGTATTCACTATCGTCCTGAAGATGAGATATTGGTGACGATCGGTGCGACTGAAGCCCTATCTGCAACCTTGACAGCGATCTTGGAACCTGGAGATGTAGTGCTTCTTCCGGCGCCAGCTTATCCGGGTTATGAACCGATTGTAAATTTGGTTGGGGCTGAGATTGTCGAAATTGATACGACAGCAGATCGTTTTGTCTTGACTCCTGAAAAGTTGGAAAAGGCTATTTTAGAGCAGGGTGAAAAATTGAAGGCTGTTATTCTCAATTATCCAGCTAATCCAACGGGTGTTACTTATTCGCGCGAACAGATGGCGGAATTGGCTGCTGTCTTAAAAAAATATGAAGTCTTTGTGATTTGTGATGAAGTCTATTCAGAGTTGACTTATACTGGAGACGCGCATGTCTCTATGGCATCCTTCATTCCTGAACAGACCATTGTTATTAATGGCTTATCTAAGTCTCATGCTATGACAGGCTGGCGGCTTGGCTTTATCTTTGCGCCTGCTGCATTGACGGCCCAACTCATCAAGAGCCATCAGTATTTGGTAACGGCTGCTGGAACCATGAACCAGTATGCTGCGATTGAGGCCTTGACTGCTGGTCGGGATGATGCGGAGCCGATGAAGAAGGAATATGTGAAGCGTCGCGATTATATTATTGAACAGATGTCCGCGCTTGGGTTTGAGATGATTAAGCCAGATGGAGCTTTTTATATTTTTGCTAAAATCCCAGCTGGTTATAATCAAGATTCCTTTGCTTTCTTGCAGGATTTTGCGCGTGAAAAAGCGGTTGCTTTCATTCCTGGTGCTGCTTTTGGTCAATATGGTGAAGGCTATGTGCGTTTGTCGTATGCAGCCAGCATGGAGGTTATCAAGGAAGCTATGAAACGCTTGAAGGAGTATATGGAAGAACATGCTGGAGTCAATTGA
- the recO gene encoding DNA repair protein RecO, protein MLESIETRGIVLYNREFREDDKLVKIFTEKSGKRMFFVKHAGKSRLNPMLQPLVTADMLLKINDDGLSYIDDFQDVQIYKKINADLFALSYATYVLALADASIQDNQVDPALFAFLEKTLSLMEEGLDYEVLTNIFEIQILSRFGVVLNLHECCFCHRVGLPFDYSFRYSGVLCPDHYDQDERRAHWHPNVLYLLDQFQAVRFSELETISLQAEMKTALRQAIDQLYEEYVGIHLKAKKFIDSLSDWGAIMKDSSGGET, encoded by the coding sequence ATGCTGGAGTCAATTGAGACCCGGGGAATTGTCCTGTATAATCGGGAGTTTCGTGAGGATGACAAGCTGGTCAAAATCTTCACAGAGAAGTCAGGGAAGCGGATGTTTTTTGTGAAACATGCGGGAAAATCACGGTTGAATCCCATGTTGCAACCTTTGGTAACGGCAGATATGTTGTTGAAAATCAATGATGATGGGTTGAGTTATATTGATGATTTTCAAGATGTGCAGATTTATAAGAAAATTAATGCAGATCTTTTTGCCCTTTCTTATGCGACCTATGTTCTGGCGCTTGCAGATGCAAGTATTCAGGATAATCAGGTGGATCCGGCCCTGTTTGCTTTTTTGGAAAAGACCTTGTCTTTGATGGAAGAGGGACTGGATTATGAGGTTTTAACCAATATTTTTGAGATTCAGATTCTATCACGATTTGGAGTTGTCTTGAATCTGCATGAATGCTGTTTCTGTCATCGGGTTGGACTTCCTTTTGATTACTCTTTTCGCTATAGTGGGGTCCTTTGTCCGGATCATTATGATCAGGATGAGAGACGTGCTCACTGGCATCCGAATGTTCTCTATTTATTGGATCAGTTTCAAGCAGTACGATTCAGTGAGTTAGAGACGATTTCCCTACAAGCGGAGATGAAAACAGCTCTGCGTCAGGCAATTGATCAGTTGTATGAGGAGTATGTAGGGATCCATTTAAAAGCTAAAAAGTTTATCGATTCCTTGAGTGACTGGGGAGCGATTATGAAAGATTCATCTGGAGGTGAAACATGA
- the plsX gene encoding phosphate acyltransferase PlsX: MKKIAVDAMGGDNAPQALVEGVNQAIRDFDDIEIVLYGDEAKIKDYLTATERVSIVHTEEKIDSDDEPTRAIRRKKQASMVLAAKDVKAGEVDAMLSAGNTGALLAAGFFIVGRIKGVERPGLMSTLPTVDGRGYDMLDLGANAENTPEHLHQYAVMGSYYAENVRGIQKPRVGLLNNGTEASKGDPLRKETYQLLSEDESIHFVGNVEARDLMDGVADVVVADGFTGNAVLKTMEGTAFGILKQLKQAIATGNWKAKLGAFLLKDRLKSLKQTLDFSDVGGAVLFGLQAPVVKTHGSSDAKAVYSTIRQIRTMLETDVVGKSVKELSKEG, encoded by the coding sequence ATGAAAAAAATTGCAGTAGATGCAATGGGGGGCGATAATGCACCTCAAGCCTTGGTAGAAGGTGTGAATCAAGCCATTCGTGATTTTGATGATATTGAGATTGTCTTATATGGCGATGAGGCAAAAATCAAAGACTATTTAACCGCAACCGAACGTGTATCGATTGTGCACACGGAAGAAAAAATTGATTCAGATGATGAGCCAACGCGTGCCATTCGTCGGAAGAAACAGGCTTCGATGGTCTTGGCTGCCAAGGATGTGAAGGCTGGTGAGGTGGATGCCATGCTATCTGCGGGAAATACAGGTGCCTTGTTGGCAGCAGGTTTCTTTATTGTTGGGCGCATCAAGGGCGTGGAACGTCCAGGTTTGATGTCGACACTTCCAACGGTTGATGGTCGTGGGTATGACATGTTAGATTTGGGTGCTAATGCGGAAAATACACCAGAGCACTTGCATCAGTATGCTGTGATGGGGTCTTATTATGCTGAAAATGTTCGTGGGATTCAAAAACCGCGTGTGGGTCTATTGAACAATGGGACAGAAGCTAGTAAGGGAGATCCTTTGCGCAAGGAAACCTACCAATTGTTATCTGAGGATGAGTCGATTCATTTTGTTGGAAACGTGGAAGCGCGTGACTTGATGGATGGCGTTGCTGATGTCGTTGTGGCGGATGGTTTTACAGGAAACGCTGTCTTGAAAACGATGGAAGGAACGGCTTTTGGGATCTTGAAGCAATTGAAACAAGCAATTGCCACAGGAAACTGGAAGGCGAAATTGGGAGCTTTTCTGCTCAAGGACCGTTTGAAATCATTGAAGCAAACCTTGGATTTCTCAGATGTTGGAGGAGCGGTCTTGTTTGGCCTTCAAGCACCTGTTGTTAAAACGCATGGTTCGAGTGATGCCAAAGCTGTCTATAGCACGATTCGTCAGATTCGGACTATGTTAGAGACAGATGTTGTTGGAAAATCAGTGAAGGAATTATCGAAGGAAGGGTAA
- a CDS encoding acyl carrier protein, with the protein MSKQNEILATIEEFLKDRKGPDFQVSLESDLRKDLQADSVELMEFIINLEDEYQIEIPDKAIDEFNTVGDVVDYIEKRTAGH; encoded by the coding sequence ATGAGTAAACAAAACGAAATTTTAGCTACTATTGAGGAATTTCTCAAAGACCGCAAGGGACCAGATTTTCAAGTATCTTTGGAATCTGACTTACGTAAGGATTTACAGGCGGATTCTGTTGAATTGATGGAATTTATTATCAATCTTGAGGATGAATACCAAATTGAGATTCCGGACAAGGCTATTGATGAATTTAACACAGTAGGGGATGTTGTCGACTATATCGAAAAACGAACTGCTGGTCACTAA
- the purC gene encoding phosphoribosylaminoimidazolesuccinocarboxamide synthase, with product MTNQLIYTGKAKDIYTTEDEHVIKSVYKDQATMLNGARKETIKGKGVLNNQISSLIFEKLNAAGVATHFIERISDTEQLNKKVKIIPLEVVLRNVTAGSFSKRFGVEEGLDLKTPIVEFYYKNDELDDPFINDEHVKFLDIANDEQIAYIKEETRRINELLKDWFAQIGLRLIDFKLEFGFDKDGKIILADEFSPDNCRLWDAEGHHMDKDVFRRDLGSLTDVYQVVLEKLQGLK from the coding sequence ATGACCAATCAACTGATTTATACTGGAAAAGCTAAGGATATCTATACTACTGAGGACGAACATGTGATTAAGTCGGTCTACAAGGACCAGGCAACCATGCTAAATGGGGCTCGTAAAGAGACTATTAAAGGAAAAGGTGTGCTAAATAATCAGATTTCGTCTCTTATTTTTGAAAAATTGAATGCTGCGGGTGTAGCTACTCACTTTATCGAACGTATTTCTGACACAGAACAACTCAACAAGAAAGTAAAAATTATTCCTTTGGAAGTTGTTCTTCGTAACGTGACTGCGGGTTCCTTTTCTAAACGTTTTGGCGTGGAGGAAGGCTTGGACTTGAAAACTCCAATCGTTGAATTTTACTATAAAAACGATGAGTTGGATGACCCATTCATCAATGATGAGCATGTGAAGTTTTTGGATATTGCCAATGATGAACAAATTGCTTATATTAAGGAAGAAACGCGTCGTATCAATGAATTGCTGAAGGATTGGTTTGCACAAATTGGTCTTCGCTTGATTGACTTCAAATTGGAATTTGGTTTTGATAAGGATGGCAAGATCATCTTGGCGGATGAATTCTCTCCAGATAACTGCCGCCTTTGGGATGCTGAAGGGCACCATATGGACAAGGATGTTTTCCGTAGAGATTTGGGCAGTTTAACGGATGTATATCAGGTTGTATTGGAAAAATTGCAAGGTTTGAAGTGA
- a CDS encoding phosphoribosylformylglycinamidine synthase: protein MDKRIFVEKKADFRVKSDSLVKELQHNLQLKTLNDLRIVQVYDVFGLVEDLFARAEKHIFSEQVTDTVLDEAEVQADLEKYAFFAIESLPGQFDQRAASSQEALLLLGSSNDVTVNTAQLYLVNKDIDANELEAVKNYLLNPVDSRFKDITVGIAKQDFSESDKTIPSLDFFETYTAEDFAQYKAEQGLAMEVDDLLFIQDYFKSIERVPTETELKVLDTYWSDHCRHTTFETELKTIDFSASKFKKQLQATYDKYIAMRDELGRTEKPQTLMDMATIFGRYERANGRLDDMEVSDEINACSVEIEVDVNGVKEPWLLMFKNETHNHPTEIEPFGGAATCIGGAIRDPLSGRSYVYQAMRISGAGDITAPISETRAGKLPQQVISKTAAHGYSSYGNQIGLATTYVREYFHPGFVAKRMELGAVVGAAPKENVVREKPEAGDVIILLGGKTGRDGVGGATGSSKVQTVESVETAGAEVQKGNAIEERKIQRLFRNGEVTRLIKKSNDFGAGGVCVAIGELADGLEIDLDKVPLKYQGLNGTEIAISESQERMAVVVRPEDVDAFVAECNKENIDAVVVATVTEKPNLVMHWNGETIVDLERRFLDTNGVRVVVDAKVVDKDVKLPEERQTSAETLEADTLEVLADLNHASQKGLQTIFDSSVGRSTVNHPLGGRYQITPTEASVQKLPVQHGVTTTASVMAQGFNPYVAEWSPYHGAAYAVIEATARLVAAGANWSKARFSYQEYFERMDKRAERFGQPVSALLGSIEAQIQLGLPSIGGKDSMSGTFEELTVPPTLVAFGVTTADSRKVLSPEFKAAGENIYYIPGQALAQEIDFDLIKSNFAQFEAIQTNHKVTATSAVKYGGVVEALALATFGNHIGANVELDNLDTSLTAQLGGFVFTSPEEIAGVATIGKTAADFTLTVNGVTLDGHKLDSAFQGKLEEVYPTEFAQATELEEVPAVASDAVIKAKETVDTPVVYIPVFPGTNSEYDSAKAFEKEGAKVNLVPFVTLNEEAIVKSVDTMVDNIEKANIIFFAGGFSAADEPDGSAKFIVNILLNEKVRAAIDSFIERGGLIIGICNGFQALVKSGLLPYGNFEDASSTSPTLFYNDANQHVAKMVETRIANTNSPWLAGVEVGDIHAIPVSHGEGKFVVTAEEFAELRDNGQIFTQYVDFEGKPSMDSKYNPNGSVNAIEGITSKNGQIIGKMGHSERFEDGLFQNIPGNKDQHLFASAVQYFTGK, encoded by the coding sequence ATGGATAAACGTATTTTCGTTGAGAAAAAAGCTGATTTTCGTGTGAAATCGGACTCTTTAGTAAAAGAATTACAGCATAATCTTCAGTTGAAAACGTTGAATGATCTTCGGATTGTTCAGGTTTACGATGTCTTTGGTTTGGTAGAGGACTTGTTTGCGCGTGCGGAAAAACATATCTTCTCTGAGCAAGTGACTGATACTGTTTTAGATGAAGCTGAGGTTCAGGCTGATCTTGAGAAATATGCTTTCTTTGCTATCGAAAGCTTGCCTGGTCAATTTGACCAACGTGCGGCATCTTCACAAGAAGCTTTGCTTTTGCTTGGTAGTTCAAATGATGTAACAGTGAATACAGCGCAATTGTACTTGGTTAACAAGGATATTGATGCGAATGAGTTGGAAGCTGTCAAAAACTACCTTTTGAACCCAGTGGATTCTCGTTTCAAAGATATCACTGTTGGTATTGCGAAACAGGATTTCTCTGAGTCTGACAAGACCATTCCAAGCTTGGATTTCTTTGAAACTTATACGGCAGAAGATTTTGCACAGTATAAGGCTGAGCAAGGATTGGCAATGGAAGTGGATGACCTTCTCTTCATTCAAGATTACTTCAAATCTATTGAACGTGTACCAACTGAGACTGAGCTTAAGGTTTTGGATACTTACTGGTCTGACCACTGTCGTCACACGACTTTCGAAACTGAGTTGAAAACCATCGACTTCTCAGCTTCTAAATTTAAAAAACAATTGCAAGCGACTTATGACAAGTATATTGCCATGCGTGATGAGTTGGGACGTACAGAAAAACCTCAAACCTTGATGGATATGGCAACTATTTTTGGCCGTTATGAGCGTGCTAATGGTCGTTTGGATGACATGGAAGTGTCTGATGAAATCAATGCCTGCTCTGTTGAAATTGAAGTGGATGTCAATGGTGTCAAAGAACCATGGCTTCTCATGTTCAAGAACGAAACGCACAACCACCCAACGGAGATCGAACCATTTGGTGGAGCGGCTACTTGTATCGGTGGTGCCATTCGTGACCCATTGTCAGGGCGCTCCTACGTTTACCAAGCCATGCGTATCTCAGGTGCTGGTGATATTACAGCTCCAATTTCAGAAACTCGCGCTGGTAAATTGCCACAACAAGTGATTTCTAAAACAGCGGCTCACGGTTATTCTTCATACGGTAACCAAATTGGTTTGGCGACAACTTATGTTCGTGAATACTTCCACCCAGGTTTTGTTGCTAAGCGTATGGAGCTAGGTGCAGTTGTCGGTGCGGCTCCTAAAGAAAATGTGGTTCGTGAAAAACCTGAAGCAGGTGATGTGATTATCTTGCTTGGTGGTAAGACTGGACGTGACGGTGTCGGTGGTGCGACAGGTTCTTCTAAAGTTCAAACGGTTGAATCTGTTGAAACAGCTGGTGCTGAGGTTCAAAAAGGGAATGCCATCGAAGAACGTAAGATTCAACGTCTTTTCCGTAATGGAGAAGTGACCCGTCTGATCAAGAAATCAAATGACTTTGGTGCCGGTGGTGTCTGTGTGGCGATCGGTGAATTGGCAGATGGTCTTGAAATTGATCTAGACAAAGTGCCATTGAAATACCAAGGTTTGAACGGTACAGAAATTGCTATCTCAGAATCTCAAGAACGGATGGCTGTAGTGGTTCGTCCAGAAGATGTAGATGCTTTCGTTGCTGAATGTAACAAAGAAAATATTGATGCTGTTGTCGTTGCAACAGTAACTGAAAAACCAAATCTTGTCATGCACTGGAATGGTGAAACCATCGTTGATTTGGAACGTCGTTTCCTTGATACAAACGGTGTACGTGTGGTTGTAGATGCTAAGGTGGTTGACAAGGATGTCAAGCTTCCAGAAGAACGTCAAACATCTGCTGAAACCCTTGAAGCGGATACTCTTGAAGTCTTGGCTGACCTGAACCATGCCAGTCAAAAAGGTTTACAAACCATCTTTGATAGCTCGGTTGGTCGTTCAACAGTCAATCACCCACTTGGTGGTCGCTACCAAATCACACCAACGGAAGCTTCTGTACAGAAATTGCCAGTCCAACATGGCGTGACAACAACTGCATCTGTTATGGCGCAAGGATTCAACCCTTATGTAGCAGAATGGTCTCCATATCATGGCGCTGCTTATGCGGTCATCGAAGCCACAGCTCGTTTGGTTGCTGCTGGTGCAAACTGGTCTAAGGCTCGTTTCTCTTATCAGGAATACTTCGAGCGTATGGATAAACGAGCAGAGCGTTTTGGTCAACCAGTCTCAGCTCTCCTTGGATCAATCGAAGCTCAGATTCAACTTGGTTTGCCATCTATCGGTGGAAAAGACTCTATGTCTGGTACCTTTGAAGAATTGACAGTACCACCAACCTTGGTTGCTTTTGGGGTAACAACTGCGGATAGCCGTAAGGTTCTTTCTCCAGAATTTAAAGCTGCTGGTGAAAATATATATTACATCCCAGGTCAAGCTTTGGCACAAGAAATTGACTTTGATCTCATCAAGTCTAACTTTGCTCAATTTGAAGCCATCCAAACTAACCACAAAGTGACAGCAACATCAGCTGTTAAATATGGTGGTGTGGTTGAAGCTCTTGCCCTTGCAACATTTGGTAACCATATCGGAGCTAATGTTGAATTAGATAATCTTGACACTAGCTTGACAGCCCAATTGGGTGGATTCGTTTTCACTTCGCCTGAAGAAATTGCAGGTGTTGCTACGATCGGAAAAACAGCAGCTGACTTTACACTTACTGTCAATGGTGTAACGCTTGATGGACACAAACTTGACAGTGCTTTCCAAGGTAAATTGGAAGAAGTTTACCCAACGGAATTTGCACAGGCAACTGAGTTGGAAGAAGTACCAGCTGTGGCATCAGATGCTGTGATCAAAGCTAAAGAAACAGTTGATACACCAGTGGTTTACATCCCAGTATTCCCAGGTACTAACTCTGAGTACGATTCAGCTAAGGCCTTTGAAAAAGAAGGTGCAAAAGTCAACTTGGTACCATTTGTCACACTGAATGAAGAAGCTATTGTCAAGTCTGTTGACACTATGGTTGACAATATCGAAAAAGCTAACATTATCTTCTTTGCAGGTGGCTTCTCAGCAGCGGATGAACCAGATGGATCAGCTAAATTTATCGTGAACATCTTGCTCAATGAAAAAGTACGTGCAGCCATTGATAGCTTCATCGAACGAGGTGGTTTGATCATCGGTATCTGTAATGGATTCCAAGCTCTTGTTAAATCAGGTCTTCTTCCATACGGTAACTTTGAAGATGCAAGTAGCACCAGTCCAACCCTCTTCTACAATGATGCCAACCAACACGTGGCTAAGATGGTTGAAACACGGATTGCCAACACCAACTCACCATGGCTTGCCGGAGTAGAAGTTGGTGACATCCATGCCATTCCAGTATCACACGGTGAAGGGAAGTTTGTCGTGACAGCTGAGGAATTCGCAGAGCTTCGTGACAATGGTCAAATCTTTACCCAATATGTTGACTTCGAAGGTAAACCAAGCATGGATTCTAAATATAATCCTAACGGATCTGTAAATGCTATCGAAGGTATCACAAGTAAGAACGGTCAAATTATTGGGAAGATGGGTCACTCAGAACGTTTCGAAGATGGTCTCTTCCAAAATATTCCAGGAAATAAAGACCAACATCTCTTTGCATCAGCGGTTCAATACTTTACTGGAAAATAA